The following coding sequences lie in one Geotoga petraea genomic window:
- a CDS encoding proton-conducting transporter membrane subunit, which translates to MLLIFSKYQSFVLGDYGRNIGIQHVLEYENKLILVFFFLLSFLTYTIFFLKKEKYFLMIFMILNGAIINFFLSRDYFNIYVSLELISMSLFLLVAFDREVKKVWASLKYMIFSSIALNFYLIAIAILYSNTGTLNLIENLSFEKPLFFHTFLITSLLIKSGVFFLSGWVLDVQTHSVPGISAILTGVVEKMGLWLIFLLYPTMNDGIKNYLTIFALITLFLSYLYLIFQKKIKKVFAVSTMSQVSYGLLIIIFSRDLFVYFFIYHMITKGIIFILIDKIFTEKNIIYIKNMKEKIIRYDTYLMIFILLFNLTGVYPSILYLLKKNIGYTLFLNSIIFLVGIFFGKIISNLNITEKAKKMNNIIIPLSSLLIIINLYLQSENIYESIIGFIFFIFGFVIYKIFKEESFEKDFSIFDFDKNLYYIYTFVLISMIFELKGMI; encoded by the coding sequence ATGTTATTGATATTTTCGAAATATCAATCTTTTGTTTTGGGAGATTATGGAAGAAATATAGGTATTCAACATGTTCTAGAATATGAGAATAAATTAATACTTGTATTTTTTTTCTTGCTCTCTTTTTTAACATACACAATATTCTTCTTAAAAAAAGAAAAGTATTTTTTAATGATTTTTATGATTTTAAATGGAGCAATAATAAACTTCTTTTTAAGTAGAGATTATTTTAATATTTATGTCAGTCTTGAACTAATATCAATGTCCCTATTCTTGTTAGTTGCTTTTGATAGAGAGGTAAAAAAAGTCTGGGCCTCTTTAAAATATATGATCTTTTCCAGTATAGCCTTGAATTTTTATTTGATAGCTATTGCGATACTATATTCAAATACAGGTACATTAAATTTGATAGAAAATCTTAGCTTTGAAAAACCATTATTTTTTCATACATTTCTAATAACTAGCCTATTGATAAAATCAGGTGTTTTCTTTTTATCTGGTTGGGTTTTAGATGTACAAACTCATTCTGTCCCTGGAATATCTGCAATATTAACTGGTGTTGTAGAAAAGATGGGGCTATGGTTGATCTTTTTATTGTATCCTACGATGAATGATGGAATAAAAAATTATTTAACAATTTTTGCATTGATAACCCTTTTTTTAAGCTATTTATATCTCATTTTCCAGAAAAAAATTAAAAAAGTTTTTGCTGTATCAACAATGTCACAGGTTAGTTATGGATTACTTATAATAATTTTTTCCAGAGATTTATTTGTATATTTTTTTATATACCATATGATAACAAAAGGTATTATATTTATTTTAATAGATAAAATCTTCACAGAAAAAAACATTATCTATATAAAAAATATGAAAGAAAAAATAATTAGATATGACACATATTTGATGATATTTATATTATTATTCAATCTCACAGGAGTCTATCCTTCTATACTATATCTACTAAAAAAGAATATAGGTTATACATTATTCCTAAATTCAATAATATTTTTAGTTGGGATATTTTTTGGAAAAATAATAAGCAATCTGAATATAACTGAAAAGGCAAAAAAAATGAACAATATTATAATTCCATTATCTTCATTACTTATAATCATAAATTTATATTTACAATCAGAAAATATTTATGAATCTATAATAGGTTTCATATTTTTTATTTTTGGGTTTGTTATTTATAAAATATTCAAAGAAGAATCATTTGAAAAAGATTTTTCAATTTTTGACTTTGATAAAAATTTATACTATATATACACCTTCGTTTTAATAAGTATGATATTTGAACTAAAAGGAATGATCTAA
- a CDS encoding HD-GYP domain-containing protein, with translation MNLFVSVDKIEPWKYILNANIPELKLSKGIIITEKIKENLLKKGIFVIPIIKNSAIEYAVLRNELVEQSYNKVKEFWSSLYEKQKIDKDQFIDVSQDIAESIIDNFDDDVIYIPLKKLQNFDEYTYTHSLNVSIVATLITKAMGFDNFLVKKVSLSALLHDIGKSKIDINLINAPRGLTKEEFEQIKNHVKYGKEICYEQGIDDENIISGILYHHERFDGRGYLSRLKEEEIPIFGRIIAIADVYDALTSKRSYKGCWNNYKAVSHIIQNSTKMFDPDCVSAFVKVFGIYPPGTKVLLSDYRIATVIASKKDNELQPLLQIGNQIVVDLASEKSYILKVL, from the coding sequence TTGAATCTCTTTGTATCAGTAGATAAAATAGAGCCTTGGAAATATATTTTAAATGCGAACATCCCTGAGTTAAAATTATCAAAAGGGATTATCATAACAGAAAAAATAAAAGAAAACCTTTTAAAAAAGGGAATTTTTGTTATACCAATTATAAAAAACAGTGCAATTGAATACGCTGTTTTGAGAAATGAACTTGTAGAGCAATCATATAACAAAGTAAAAGAATTTTGGAGTAGTTTATACGAAAAACAAAAAATTGATAAAGACCAATTTATAGATGTTTCACAAGATATAGCTGAATCGATTATAGATAATTTTGATGATGATGTAATATACATACCGTTGAAAAAATTACAAAATTTTGACGAATACACTTATACTCATTCTTTAAATGTTTCTATAGTGGCTACTTTAATCACAAAAGCAATGGGTTTTGATAATTTTCTTGTAAAAAAAGTTTCTTTATCTGCTTTACTACATGATATTGGAAAATCAAAAATAGATATTAACCTCATAAATGCTCCAAGAGGATTAACTAAAGAGGAATTTGAGCAAATAAAAAATCACGTGAAATACGGCAAAGAAATTTGCTATGAACAAGGTATAGATGATGAAAACATAATTTCTGGTATTCTTTATCATCATGAAAGATTCGATGGAAGAGGGTATTTAAGCCGTCTAAAAGAAGAAGAAATTCCTATTTTTGGAAGAATAATAGCTATTGCAGATGTATATGATGCTTTAACATCTAAAAGAAGTTATAAGGGGTGTTGGAATAACTACAAAGCGGTTTCTCATATAATTCAAAATTCTACAAAAATGTTTGATCCTGATTGTGTATCTGCATTTGTTAAGGTTTTTGGTATATATCCTCCAGGCACCAAAGTTCTTTTAAGTGATTATAGAATAGCTACAGTAATAGCAAGTAAAAAAGATAATGAATTACAGCCTTTACTTCAGATTGGAAATCAAATTGTTGTTGATTTAGCTTCTGAGAAGAGCTACATTTTAAAAGTTTTATAA
- a CDS encoding cation:proton antiporter subunit C — MSLYQILSFLVFIIGLFGVINQKDMILKLLNLGTIQSGVVLLFITISYNGHSPIITPGIETYSDPLIHSFLLTVIVIGFANLSLMLVFLMILSSKIKTYQIDEIERKIK; from the coding sequence ATGAGTTTATATCAAATCCTTTCATTCTTAGTTTTCATAATAGGTCTTTTTGGAGTTATTAACCAAAAAGATATGATACTAAAACTTTTAAACTTAGGAACAATACAATCCGGAGTTGTTCTACTCTTTATAACAATATCTTATAATGGCCATTCTCCAATAATAACTCCAGGGATTGAAACTTATTCTGATCCATTAATACATTCATTTCTCTTGACTGTTATTGTTATAGGTTTTGCAAACCTATCCTTGATGTTGGTTTTCTTAATGATTTTATCTAGTAAGATAAAGACTTATCAGATAGACGAAATCGAAAGAAAAATAAAATGA
- a CDS encoding monovalent cation/H+ antiporter complex subunit F — protein sequence MGPNQWERLLAYTSFSSKITVIMLLYIFYTDQFFLLDMIIIFSLLNVWGVLIATKFLEKGR from the coding sequence ATGGGCCCAAATCAATGGGAAAGGCTTTTGGCATACACCTCATTTTCTTCAAAAATTACAGTTATAATGTTATTATATATTTTCTATACTGATCAATTTTTTTTGCTTGATATGATTATTATTTTCTCACTTTTGAATGTTTGGGGAGTTTTAATTGCCACTAAATTTTTAGAGAAGGGAAGGTAA
- a CDS encoding hydrogenase subunit MbhD domain-containing protein, with translation MMIFNYFLMTVIVVVALYISLIKNHINALLAYGIFGAALSAIFFILNAPDVAIVEITVGAAFIFFIYLIAMKKVGKIKVYYVLTPYLVEKKQNTLTGFEFYIIDKFVELKGLEVEYIQVEENEAIEKLEKDGDVLIGGHTNTGEKNIITSKEILPTKILSVGNPKISSYGLFEDDKDMKNDLENFNDDFLIDLIRYKYLLYLGKTFENNEIGEYKTSGYKFVFNSKNEFLKEEFDEFIDDLKKNSQEEYQEMIRRYIG, from the coding sequence ATGATGATATTTAACTATTTTCTAATGACAGTAATAGTGGTGGTTGCTTTATACATATCATTAATCAAAAATCACATAAATGCGCTGTTAGCATACGGGATTTTTGGAGCTGCATTGTCAGCTATTTTTTTTATTCTAAACGCTCCAGATGTTGCAATTGTTGAAATAACAGTTGGAGCTGCATTTATTTTTTTCATATATCTCATTGCAATGAAAAAAGTTGGTAAAATAAAAGTATATTACGTTTTAACTCCTTATTTAGTGGAAAAAAAACAAAATACTTTAACAGGGTTCGAGTTTTATATTATTGATAAATTTGTTGAATTAAAAGGTTTAGAGGTTGAATATATTCAAGTTGAAGAGAATGAAGCTATAGAAAAATTAGAAAAAGATGGAGATGTTTTAATAGGTGGACATACTAACACAGGTGAAAAGAATATAATTACATCAAAAGAAATTTTGCCAACTAAGATATTATCTGTAGGAAACCCAAAAATATCTTCATATGGTTTATTTGAAGATGACAAAGATATGAAAAATGATTTAGAGAATTTCAATGATGACTTCCTAATAGATCTTATAAGATATAAATATTTATTATATTTAGGAAAGACATTTGAGAATAATGAAATAGGAGAATATAAAACGTCTGGTTATAAATTTGTTTTTAACTCAAAGAATGAATTTTTGAAAGAAGAATTTGATGAATTTATCGATGATTTAAAAAAGAATAGTCAAGAAGAATATCAAGAAATGATTAGGAGGTATATAGGATGA
- a CDS encoding HD-GYP domain-containing protein: MKKIYISDVNPGMVIAEDIARNSIILLSEGNVLTAKDIDKLKKYGVKEVFVYDEEDFTMESKINIQFPELPPVVPNKKYKKWSDQFEKVIDITKLDQSDEQLNQISEDIYKSFLEKEDVVLNLFHNIGSEALSAHSINTAIISSIISVKLNMPFVFTNQLLKASLLHDIGYSLIGERVIFDYGHIDDKIVKSHVISGYNALKNMKDKISKEVIDAVFNHHERFDGTGILMKKKGDQINPLVRILQIGDAYDALIESEQTPYEAISYLLKQSGKMFDPYYVSTLFSITGLYPTGTQVLLNNGDVATVVKKGKASVFPIVNVDGEIVETGSNSGIYIKEVIKS, encoded by the coding sequence ATGAAAAAAATATATATATCTGATGTTAATCCAGGTATGGTAATAGCAGAAGATATTGCTAGAAATTCAATAATTTTATTATCTGAGGGAAATGTGTTAACTGCGAAAGACATTGATAAATTAAAAAAATATGGTGTAAAGGAAGTTTTCGTGTACGATGAAGAAGATTTTACAATGGAAAGCAAAATCAACATACAATTTCCTGAACTACCTCCTGTAGTGCCCAATAAAAAATATAAAAAATGGTCTGATCAGTTTGAAAAAGTAATTGATATAACAAAACTTGATCAAAGTGACGAACAACTAAACCAGATTTCCGAAGACATTTACAAATCCTTTTTAGAAAAAGAAGATGTTGTGTTAAATCTTTTCCATAACATAGGTTCGGAAGCATTGTCTGCTCATAGTATAAATACCGCGATTATTTCTTCTATTATATCAGTAAAATTGAATATGCCTTTTGTTTTTACAAATCAGTTATTGAAAGCAAGTCTTTTACATGACATTGGTTACAGTTTAATTGGAGAAAGGGTGATCTTCGATTACGGGCATATCGACGATAAAATAGTGAAATCTCATGTTATATCTGGATATAACGCATTAAAAAACATGAAGGATAAGATATCTAAAGAAGTCATAGATGCCGTTTTTAATCATCATGAAAGATTTGATGGTACAGGAATATTGATGAAAAAAAAGGGAGACCAAATAAATCCGTTGGTTAGGATTTTGCAAATAGGAGATGCTTACGACGCGTTAATCGAATCAGAGCAAACTCCATATGAAGCTATTAGTTACCTTCTTAAACAATCAGGAAAAATGTTTGACCCTTATTATGTAAGTACTTTATTCTCAATAACAGGGTTATATCCCACCGGTACACAGGTTTTACTTAATAACGGTGATGTTGCCACAGTTGTTAAAAAAGGGAAGGCATCTGTTTTTCCCATTGTCAACGTAGATGGAGAAATTGTTGAAACCGGTTCTAATTCTGGTATATATATAAAAGAAGTTATTAAATCTTGA
- a CDS encoding metal-dependent transcriptional regulator, which yields MKNMSESLENYLRAIYILHIDGKIPRIKDISKMLDVRDASTVEAIKRLEKSGMITHEKYGYINLNEKGLAYAERVYRKYITLIDFFVNILNLSKEESYKLSCGIEHHMTKDFFTSLEAMMLFIKRNPIEYTKMKQFIKKYSNEMPHVFRTTLEEVEEGEEIKIISLSGSEDKKQQLLKLGIYPGLSLILNKIKDNYIELYLKGKNILIEKENAKFIIVE from the coding sequence ATGAAAAACATGTCAGAAAGTCTTGAAAACTATTTAAGAGCAATTTATATATTACATATTGATGGAAAAATACCGAGAATAAAAGATATTTCAAAAATGCTTGATGTTAGGGATGCATCTACTGTTGAAGCTATTAAAAGACTTGAAAAATCCGGAATGATTACACATGAAAAATATGGATATATAAATCTAAATGAAAAAGGACTTGCCTATGCTGAGAGGGTATACAGAAAATATATTACATTGATAGACTTTTTTGTCAATATACTTAATCTTTCCAAAGAAGAATCTTATAAATTATCATGTGGTATAGAGCATCACATGACAAAAGATTTTTTTACTTCATTAGAGGCGATGATGCTTTTCATAAAAAGGAATCCTATAGAATATACAAAGATGAAACAGTTTATCAAAAAATACTCAAATGAAATGCCTCATGTTTTTAGGACCACTCTTGAAGAGGTAGAAGAAGGAGAAGAGATAAAAATAATTAGTTTATCTGGAAGTGAAGATAAAAAACAACAACTTCTAAAACTTGGAATTTATCCAGGATTATCTCTCATATTGAATAAAATTAAAGATAATTATATTGAACTTTATTTAAAAGGGAAAAATATTTTGATTGAAAAAGAGAATGCAAAATTCATTATTGTAGAATAG
- a CDS encoding purine-nucleoside phosphorylase produces the protein MLSKVKKAVEYIKNQTDEKPLIGLILGSGLGYLADKVENSKEIKYEDIPFFPSSTVKGHEGKMVIGNLEGIPVIALKGRFHAYEGINIKKISFPIYIMKELGVKGLILTNAAGGINRTYSPGDIVANIDYINLSMKNPLIGPNYEELGPRFVPMANPVDKKWLDSIIEQASNIDIKIKKGTYAWFLGPTYETPAEIKMAEKFQADLVGMSTMPEVIAANHAGIRVVSFSACTNMAAGILPEPLNHEDVMKVTDRIKPKFENVVKIALKMF, from the coding sequence ATGCTATCTAAAGTAAAAAAAGCTGTAGAGTATATTAAAAACCAAACAGATGAAAAACCTTTAATAGGATTGATTTTGGGATCAGGTTTGGGCTATCTTGCAGACAAAGTAGAAAATTCAAAAGAAATTAAATATGAGGATATTCCTTTTTTCCCAAGTTCAACTGTGAAAGGCCACGAAGGGAAAATGGTGATAGGTAATTTGGAGGGTATCCCAGTTATAGCATTAAAAGGTAGATTTCATGCTTATGAAGGAATAAATATAAAAAAAATATCCTTTCCTATATACATAATGAAAGAACTGGGAGTTAAAGGTTTGATATTAACAAATGCTGCAGGGGGTATAAACAGAACATATAGTCCTGGAGACATAGTTGCAAATATTGATTATATAAACCTTTCAATGAAAAATCCTTTGATCGGTCCAAATTATGAAGAATTAGGGCCAAGATTTGTTCCAATGGCAAATCCTGTAGATAAAAAATGGCTGGATTCTATTATTGAACAAGCCTCTAATATAGATATAAAAATTAAGAAAGGTACATACGCCTGGTTTTTAGGGCCAACATACGAAACACCAGCTGAAATCAAAATGGCTGAAAAATTTCAAGCCGATTTAGTAGGAATGTCTACAATGCCAGAAGTTATTGCGGCAAATCATGCAGGGATTAGGGTTGTTTCGTTTTCTGCATGTACAAATATGGCAGCTGGAATACTGCCAGAACCTTTAAATCATGAAGATGTGATGAAAGTTACAGATAGGATAAAGCCTAAATTTGAAAATGTTGTGAAGATAGCCTTGAAAATGTTTTAA
- a CDS encoding DHH family phosphoesterase — MRDKIIEEIKKADTIMIAGHIMPDGDDISSVSSLTYGLTMYGKKTVGIIDDEIPEYLEEFKFVKKYIRDFDCAKKNPSDLIIIVDASSPDRVGRVQELFEYRRVIVIDHHATNTNFGNINWIDPSYASTAQMVKEVLEGLDVKYNSELATMNLTGIATDTGFFRYSNTDQKVFRDAADLIEKGAELSKITNSVLENKPIENLLLLKDVIDEMEFYNDNKIVISHVKLDMIEKYNILPKDIPPFVGDLRSLKGVEVAVMFNEHEKGVFHVSMRSKEWFDVSKIAFEMGGGGHPRAAGFSSDKPLEELKNITLLKIKEVFEKK, encoded by the coding sequence ATGAGAGATAAAATTATAGAAGAAATCAAAAAAGCAGATACTATAATGATTGCTGGGCATATAATGCCTGATGGAGATGACATTAGCTCTGTATCGTCTTTGACATATGGTTTAACTATGTATGGGAAAAAAACAGTTGGAATAATAGATGATGAAATCCCTGAGTATCTCGAAGAATTCAAATTCGTTAAAAAATACATAAGAGATTTTGATTGCGCTAAAAAAAATCCTTCAGACTTGATAATAATTGTAGACGCTTCTTCTCCTGACAGAGTAGGAAGAGTACAAGAACTTTTTGAATATAGAAGAGTAATTGTTATTGATCATCACGCTACTAATACAAACTTTGGGAACATTAATTGGATAGATCCAAGTTATGCATCAACAGCTCAAATGGTAAAAGAAGTTTTAGAAGGATTAGATGTGAAATATAATTCTGAGTTAGCTACAATGAATTTGACTGGAATAGCAACAGATACAGGGTTCTTTAGATATTCAAATACCGATCAAAAAGTTTTTAGAGACGCGGCAGATTTGATCGAAAAAGGCGCAGAACTTAGCAAAATAACTAACTCAGTTTTAGAAAATAAACCTATTGAAAATTTACTGTTGTTAAAAGACGTGATAGATGAAATGGAATTTTATAACGATAATAAAATCGTTATATCTCATGTGAAGCTGGATATGATTGAAAAATACAATATTTTACCAAAAGATATCCCTCCTTTTGTTGGGGATTTAAGATCATTAAAGGGTGTTGAGGTTGCAGTTATGTTCAATGAACATGAAAAAGGAGTTTTTCATGTTTCTATGAGGTCAAAGGAATGGTTTGATGTTTCAAAAATAGCCTTTGAAATGGGAGGAGGAGGCCACCCAAGAGCTGCAGGGTTCTCTTCGGATAAACCTCTCGAAGAATTGAAAAATATTACGTTATTAAAAATCAAAGAGGTCTTTGAAAAAAAATGA
- a CDS encoding MnhB domain-containing protein: MIRKILSIILLTSIFFLFVLNVDFGSSTSSFTPELITRENGSQNMVSSIVLDFRLFDTFFEVLVFTIAIIGVSFYMEKLPEYKGEDTIVSSPVIQIMTPILFQIIVMISLYIALTGHLGPGGGFAAGVMMGTGLIGVSFVKPMDEIEDIFKKSKIEKFKILSPLFIIIYGIMGVLWGDAFFANFPFTGKTGELLSGGSAILLNFVIGFEVFAGTWTILYKFIKHRGLL; encoded by the coding sequence ATGATAAGAAAAATTCTTTCTATTATTTTGTTGACTTCTATTTTTTTTCTTTTTGTATTAAATGTAGATTTTGGAAGTTCTACTTCCTCTTTTACACCTGAGCTGATAACAAGAGAGAATGGTTCTCAAAACATGGTTTCGTCTATAGTTTTAGATTTTAGGCTGTTTGATACATTCTTTGAAGTGTTGGTATTTACAATAGCTATAATTGGGGTGTCTTTTTACATGGAAAAACTTCCAGAATATAAAGGAGAAGATACAATAGTATCTTCTCCTGTAATACAAATAATGACGCCTATACTCTTCCAAATAATAGTAATGATTTCACTATATATAGCTTTAACAGGGCATTTGGGGCCTGGTGGTGGTTTTGCGGCAGGAGTTATGATGGGTACAGGATTAATAGGAGTATCTTTTGTGAAACCCATGGACGAAATAGAAGACATTTTTAAAAAATCCAAAATAGAAAAATTTAAAATATTATCTCCGTTATTTATAATAATATACGGGATAATGGGTGTTTTATGGGGGGATGCTTTCTTCGCAAATTTCCCTTTTACAGGTAAAACTGGAGAACTATTGAGTGGTGGATCGGCAATTTTACTCAATTTTGTTATAGGTTTTGAAGTATTTGCAGGTACATGGACAATTTTATATAAATTTATAAAACACAGGGGGTTATTATGA
- a CDS encoding Na+/H+ antiporter subunit E codes for MIYIFLFFIWMVLIGDFSDFSIIIGIFFVVLSNLITGIFFERKIKGMVEILISTIGSILNMYKTAFQFIPLIFKKHYSGLTFIDLKGKTDVEKVAIADAITLTPKTLFVDVDDDNDNLIIHRVENTPEKAHSSKGVWEGDLFE; via the coding sequence ATGATTTATATTTTTCTGTTTTTTATTTGGATGGTATTAATTGGAGATTTCTCTGATTTTTCAATAATAATTGGAATCTTTTTTGTGGTTTTATCAAATTTAATAACTGGGATTTTCTTTGAAAGAAAAATAAAAGGCATGGTAGAAATTTTGATTTCTACCATTGGTTCTATTTTGAACATGTATAAAACGGCATTTCAATTTATACCTTTAATTTTTAAAAAACATTACTCAGGATTAACTTTTATTGATCTAAAAGGAAAAACAGATGTAGAAAAAGTAGCGATAGCAGACGCTATAACATTAACTCCAAAAACATTGTTCGTTGATGTTGATGATGATAACGATAATTTGATAATACATAGAGTAGAGAATACTCCTGAAAAAGCTCATTCATCTAAAGGAGTTTGGGAAGGTGATCTATTTGAATAA
- a CDS encoding proton-conducting transporter membrane subunit, with translation MFLFAALIPFSIGIIQYLYPKKTKEFSIVNYLFTILIITFSKPQSLYLSSNNIFNGIELEFNIEIKLLLILMNIFFMIIFFKSYKKYSKIFILLWFMLNGSLNTFFTTRDFFNIYVHLELISMLIFLLIALDRDEKKIWASLKYMFLSSIAFEIYLIGVAIIYKDTGSININYVINHGNISQLALEFIIVGVLIKSGFFFISGWLENAHGEAVYGISPILSGIIVKLGLAIIFLIIPLLNAQNRELLITYAYISSIMGGVFMVLEKNLKKMLAYSTMVSTSYMLIVIIQNPNSFFYFFITDMFIKGFLFMGADEIKSITKEKVIKKIKKTKIPLSLYVLIVLNLFLITGIYPSIINNIKYELIINNNILYVGYFLYGAFVYKILKNLSFNKTFNFNYWYAYIITFSFLISSFFILDFHIKEFFIEIVLFILGVLSYRMIEKSEKIKKIDLSVVHKFDFTIIYQITILLIILIINT, from the coding sequence TTGTTTTTATTTGCCGCTTTAATCCCGTTTTCAATTGGAATAATTCAATATCTATATCCAAAGAAAACTAAAGAATTTTCAATAGTAAATTATTTATTTACAATATTAATAATAACATTCTCTAAACCTCAAAGCCTATATCTATCTTCCAATAATATATTCAACGGAATTGAGTTAGAATTCAACATTGAAATAAAATTATTATTGATATTAATGAACATATTTTTTATGATAATTTTTTTCAAATCATATAAAAAATATTCTAAAATATTCATTTTACTATGGTTCATGTTGAATGGTTCTTTAAACACTTTTTTTACTACAAGAGATTTTTTTAATATATATGTACATTTAGAGCTAATTTCAATGTTGATCTTTCTTCTCATAGCTTTAGATAGAGATGAAAAAAAGATTTGGGCCTCATTGAAATATATGTTTTTAAGTTCAATAGCTTTTGAAATATATCTTATTGGTGTTGCGATCATTTATAAAGATACAGGAAGTATAAACATAAATTATGTAATAAATCATGGTAATATATCCCAGCTTGCTTTAGAATTTATCATAGTGGGGGTTTTGATTAAATCTGGCTTTTTCTTTATTTCAGGTTGGCTTGAAAATGCCCATGGAGAAGCTGTTTATGGAATATCACCTATATTATCTGGAATAATAGTAAAACTTGGATTGGCAATTATTTTTCTTATAATTCCACTTTTAAATGCTCAAAACAGAGAATTGCTTATTACTTATGCATACATAAGTTCAATAATGGGTGGAGTATTTATGGTCCTTGAAAAAAATTTGAAAAAAATGTTGGCATATTCGACCATGGTCAGTACTTCATATATGTTAATTGTTATAATTCAAAATCCAAATTCATTTTTTTACTTTTTTATAACTGATATGTTTATAAAAGGATTCTTGTTTATGGGAGCTGACGAAATAAAATCCATCACCAAAGAAAAAGTAATAAAAAAAATAAAAAAAACAAAAATACCTTTATCTTTATATGTGCTAATAGTACTTAATTTATTTTTGATAACTGGGATTTATCCATCGATCATAAACAATATAAAATATGAATTAATAATTAATAACAATATTTTGTATGTTGGTTATTTTCTATATGGTGCTTTTGTGTATAAGATATTAAAAAATTTATCATTCAATAAAACATTTAATTTTAATTATTGGTATGCCTATATAATTACTTTCTCATTCTTAATTTCGTCTTTTTTTATACTTGATTTTCATATAAAAGAATTTTTTATAGAAATAGTGTTATTTATATTAGGTGTTT
- the mnhG gene encoding monovalent cation/H(+) antiporter subunit G has product MISDILFYIGIFFFFIGSIGMLTMKDFYTRVQSAGIADTIGIFTILLSFMIKSPDNIGKLVLIALLILIIEPVISHILAWGASRSDIKVGGKKK; this is encoded by the coding sequence ATGATATCAGATATTTTATTTTATATTGGAATTTTTTTCTTCTTTATAGGTAGTATAGGTATGTTAACTATGAAAGATTTTTACACAAGGGTTCAATCAGCTGGAATAGCTGATACTATTGGAATATTTACAATACTCCTTTCATTTATGATAAAAAGCCCAGATAATATAGGAAAACTAGTATTGATAGCTTTATTAATACTTATAATTGAACCTGTTATTTCACATATTCTTGCATGGGGAGCTTCAAGAAGTGACATAAAAGTAGGCGGAAAGAAAAAATGA